The genomic interval AGACTCAAACGTGCTGTTGGAAAAATTATCATAAACGACAACATCAAATCCTGCGTTTTGTAGCTCTACGCAGCTATGGGAGCCTATATACCCAGCTCCGCCCGTTACTAAAATCTTCATATAGCTCACTTTGTTCTTTAAATAATGAATCAATAAATAGTTAATGAAGTGTAACAACTTTTCGCTTTATTTAGAGTTAACTACTCCTTTCGAGATTACAAAAATGTTACTTACTTAGTTTCAGGCAATAAGTTTGAAGATTTTCCACATTACATGTAAGGAGGAATCCTTACATGTAACAGAAGATTTTAAAGTTTTTCGATACGTACAGGAATGGCTTGCCTTGCGTTAGAGCCGACCACAAAATCACTTAGGGTTGCAATGTTAAGACGAGAGGTATCGCTGAGTCCTAATTTGTTGATATTCACACCGCTTCGTCTGGCGATTCTGCCTTCTTTTATCGTGCCATTGATTTGCACACTCATACCTCCTTCTCCCTCTCTTCCGCCGCCATGTTCGATGCCGATGGAGCGAAGATGTAGCCCCTCACGAATACGACAAATGCCCTGCACTTTTCCTTCACGTGAACGCACGACCACACGATCGCCATGGGCAATGCCGTAGTTTTTTGCGGTTGTCGTGCTCAAATCAATAAACGTGGTATAGCGTGTATCACGTAAACTCTCCACGGAAGCTGAGTAGGAGGAGAGCACATTGGATTTGTAGCTAAAGGCTAAGAGATTGAACTCTTTGGAGTCCATATCGATCTTCGCTCCCGTGTAAAATCGAGGTGCATAGTAACGTGGCACGCCACTGTAAGGCTCACCACTTAGGGAATTAAACGCTGTTCCCACACTTTGGTTGTAAATGGCAATCGGTTTTTTGTACGCATTGCTCATTTTGTTACCCTCATAAGCACTTGTTTTATCGGCAAAGCGTCCACCCCTGCTCATCACATACGCGACTCTGCGCCAGTTATCCGTGCAGATACGCTGTAACAAAGGAACGTACTCACCAAGTCCTGCAAGAGCGATCTCCTCATCACTCGCTTCAGGTGCAGGATTAGCGCCATCCATGGCAACGTTTTCAAAAGCGCGTAGGTAAAAATCTTCAGGCTTATCAAAATCAAACTTAGCTGTCGTTCCGCTAATCGCATTTTTGCCAAAGCCAGCTAATCCCAAAGCTTTTCCAAGCTCGATCATAAAGCTGTCCATACTGATAGGCTCACCGTTGGCAAATGTCGCATTCGGCGACTTTAAAATCGGATAACGAACATGCGTTGTTTTGGTCAAATGCCCTGCCCAAGGAGACAGCACGCCCCATGTCTCATACAACACCGAATCGGGCACGATATAGTCCGCATAGCGACTGGTTTCATTGATAAACGGATCAATCGCAACAAAAAGAGGAATCGCCTTGTCAGGGTCTTTCAGCAGTGGTAAAAGATGCTCACTCCCGCTTTGTCCATAGACAAAATTTGCATTCCAACTAATCAGCGCTCCTAGTTTATACGGGTACGCGTTGGCACTGCTGTTAATGACCTCAGATTCAATGGCAGGGCTAAAAGGAAACCACGCATCTTTGGCAGGGTAAGGATTGACGCCTTGTTCCACTTTACGTCTGTATTCACTACTTTTTTCATACGCCATTCGAGCTCTATCGATGCGGACGCCAAAAGGTTTTTGCTTACCGGCATAGGCTAGAAGATTGTAACATGCGCCATTGAAATCTTTAAATTTTCCTCCGCCGACACTCATGCCGCCTTTATGGTTGAGATTGCCCACAAGGGCTCCTAGCATCATAATGGCATAGGTCGTATAAAATCCTGTCGAGTGCATCGTCCCACCGTGACAATCCACCCCAACACTTCTGCCATAAGAGGTAAATTCACGGGCAAGTTCTAGAATCGTTTGTGCATCGACCCCACTCTCTTTGGCATAAAAATCAAGAGAGTGTTCAAACGCCGCTTCTTTAAGGAGCACAAAAGAGCTTTTAACCGTGTACTTCACACCTTCTAGGCTTACTTCGCCTTCATACAAGATGTCAGCTTCCAAAACATTAGCGGCATTTTTAAGCAGTCCATCGGCTTTATCAATCACATGAACCGCTTTAGTAGCATCCACTAAAATTTCACCTTTTTTCGCCCCATCCATAATGACAAGATGCGACGCATTGGTAAAACTCACCTCGTTCAATGTTTTTTGAGCAGCATCGCTTGGGATAGCAAGATACGCTTTTAAGTAGCGCTCTTCTTCAATAATCACGCGAATCATTCCCATCACCAACGCCAAATCACCACTGGGTTTGATCGGCAACCAACGTGACCGATCCCCTACCGCAATCGAATCGCTGTTGGTTAAAATAGGTGTTACGATCACATAACGAAGCGCTCCACTTGTACGTCCTTTGGCAAGCAGTTTCGCTTGACGTTTAAAAGGGTTGCCTGCTTGCGCAGGAGCGGTTCCAATGCTGAGTAAAAACTCGCAATGTTCAAAATCGGGCTTCATGTGGGGAGAACTTGCAAAATCATCCAAGTACGCTGCTTCTCCAGCCCTCATCGAGAGCCCACAGATAGAGGTATGCCCCATAAAATTGACCGTGCCAAAGCTTTGAACAAAACGGTGTACCATGTAGTTTTGACGCCCTTCATCCGCCGTTCCTAAAACACAGAGTTTATTGGCAAGAGGACCGTAATCTGGATTTTGCGCATCGATCAAGGTTTTGGTATCGGCGAATGCTTTAAGTCCTTGCACTTCGCCTTCACCAAAGAGATTGCCCCCTTCGCTGATCTCTTTAATAAGCTGTTCGATGGAAATGCT from Sulfurospirillum multivorans DSM 12446 carries:
- a CDS encoding molybdopterin-dependent oxidoreductase, whose product is METSRRNFLIGTSIVAGSAAVGGYHETLGKAITMQRRGEKAKDAIYGNAPLTEITQKEGVITHSNDFVVKPSVCNGCTTFCSVRVKIDAKSGEVVRVFGNPYSLLSSDPWLPYKTPLEESFKATSGWKESGLEMRSTACSRGNLVYEKLKDPFRVTTPLKRVGKRGEDKWVSISIEQLIKEISEGGNLFGEGEVQGLKAFADTKTLIDAQNPDYGPLANKLCVLGTADEGRQNYMVHRFVQSFGTVNFMGHTSICGLSMRAGEAAYLDDFASSPHMKPDFEHCEFLLSIGTAPAQAGNPFKRQAKLLAKGRTSGALRYVIVTPILTNSDSIAVGDRSRWLPIKPSGDLALVMGMIRVIIEEERYLKAYLAIPSDAAQKTLNEVSFTNASHLVIMDGAKKGEILVDATKAVHVIDKADGLLKNAANVLEADILYEGEVSLEGVKYTVKSSFVLLKEAAFEHSLDFYAKESGVDAQTILELAREFTSYGRSVGVDCHGGTMHSTGFYTTYAIMMLGALVGNLNHKGGMSVGGGKFKDFNGACYNLLAYAGKQKPFGVRIDRARMAYEKSSEYRRKVEQGVNPYPAKDAWFPFSPAIESEVINSSANAYPYKLGALISWNANFVYGQSGSEHLLPLLKDPDKAIPLFVAIDPFINETSRYADYIVPDSVLYETWGVLSPWAGHLTKTTHVRYPILKSPNATFANGEPISMDSFMIELGKALGLAGFGKNAISGTTAKFDFDKPEDFYLRAFENVAMDGANPAPEASDEEIALAGLGEYVPLLQRICTDNWRRVAYVMSRGGRFADKTSAYEGNKMSNAYKKPIAIYNQSVGTAFNSLSGEPYSGVPRYYAPRFYTGAKIDMDSKEFNLLAFSYKSNVLSSYSASVESLRDTRYTTFIDLSTTTAKNYGIAHGDRVVVRSREGKVQGICRIREGLHLRSIGIEHGGGREGEGGMSVQINGTIKEGRIARRSGVNINKLGLSDTSRLNIATLSDFVVGSNARQAIPVRIEKL